Part of the Lagenorhynchus albirostris chromosome 19, mLagAlb1.1, whole genome shotgun sequence genome, TGGAACCCTCACTAAAGTGTTAATGTGTACCCAAGAAGAATCTCAGATTCAAGGTCAACTGTTAAAAagtattatcttttatttttaattgctccaCAACCCAAGATCAGTCTTTATTCTTCAGGTGACCAGATGGCCCTTTTATTTTCCCAACCATATACCACTCCCTTTAACTTTAATTTCCTATGGGAAAAGAAGACTATATGGGCCTTTGTCCCCAGTAGTCATGTTGCTCTGGGCCAAACTAGAAAGGCCTGTAACTGGGTATTTCTATATACCTGGAATTGGCCATGACTTGCAACTTGACCCCCTCTCCTCGAAGGTCATAGAAGATGAGCTTTCCCCCAGAAGCTCTTTTGGCATGGATCCTACCTAGAGAACAGCAAAAATAATGACAGACGCAGAAGCTGTTTCATGATATCAGTGCCAAAAAagctccctctgcagtttttacACCCAGGCAGAATATAAACTAGAACAATTCGATTTTAGCCTGAGGCCTAAGTCCTGCCATTTTCTTCATGACAAAGTTGGCTCCCCATTTAAACCAGTTAAAAGATGTGCAGGAAGATCTGGCTTTTAAAGGTGTTCAATGGATTCCTGGAATGTTGATGGCAGCAtagttgtgggatcttcctaaatcttcacataaaaatagaaagcacaaggacttccgtggtggtccagtgtttaagactctgtgctcccaatgcagggggcctgggtttgatccctggtcatggaactagatccctcatgccacaaataagacctggtgcaaccaaataaataaatagtaaaaaaaaaaaaaaaaaaaaaaagaaagcacaattAGACAGGCAAGCCCAAAAAGCCATGGACAAAATTTACAACAAAATTATGTGGGAAGATATTCCCAAGAATCCCCAAATACAAGCACTGGGGAAAACCACTAAGGGCCCCAAGACCTCTATATGGGAAAAAGCTATGGGAAGCAATGGAGTCTCTGGCAGGTCTGAGAACTGGAAGTCTGCCAAAAAGCCATAGGTATTCACTGGAAAATGTGGCAGGGCTAAGTGGAAGACAGCAGTGGACACTGAGAGGATAGCAGCTTACTAACATACAAGTCAATATAGTTGGCTGCATTAAGAAGGTCTAGGGGATGAAGCCCTTTAGTGTAGTCCCCAAGAACTCTCTAAATTTAACAGCAAGGGATCTCTCCGAGGACAAGGCCCCACAAAATTGAACAAGaccaagaaaacagagacaaaggaaagagaaggtccAACAAAAGCGAGAAAGGAGAAGAGCCTGAAAATCCCAGAAAGCAAGCTGCTGTATTTCTGAATGCTccacaaaaacaacagaagaggGAGCCAGTGAAGGTGGAAAAGCTATCTGAACCAAGCTTCCTTTTAACATTGAAGAAAATTAATCTCACatgaaaataaacaacataaaagtAGTGAGGTCAAATAccaaagttattaaattaaaaaaaagagaataaggagAATAACATcatcacaggcaacaaaagcactAGAAAGACATGCtcaggaaaaagcaaaaaattatatttcatgagCTGAGAGACATTAAGAATATGACACAAAATGTGAAAGAACACAAATTAGAATTAGAAGAAACTAAGAAATGAGACGACACgttgaaaaaattagaaataaaggaaaaaaatcatctcagAAAGGAAGCCTAAATTAGAAGGAAATAAGAGTgaataaatacaacaaataatGCCTTAAGAGAATTACACTGGAAAGGAggatacaatttaaaaatcaaagtacaaaaaaagagataaaaaggagccccaggggcttccctggtggcgcagtggttgagagtacgcctgccgatgcaggggacactggtttgtgccctggtccgggaagatcccacatgccacggagcaactaagcctgtgcgccacaactactaagcctgtgctctagagcccgcaagccacgactactgagtcctcgtgccacaattactgaagctcatgcgcctagagcccgtgctgtgcaacaggagaagccaccgcaatgagaaaacggcgcaccgcaatgaagagtagcccccgctcgccgcaactagagaaagcccgtgtgcagcaacgaagaccccccaaataaatcaataaaatgaataaatttattttaagaaaaaataaagggcaCACTGTGTACCTGAGAATACTGACCCAGAATAACTAACGTCAAGACATATTTTAGTGAAAACACTggactttaaagaaaaagaaatttggggaGCATTTAAGTATTGGCAGGGGTTCTCTCTGGGTGGTGGGATTATGGGTAatcaaacttttctttctttgcctttctgaATGTTTCAacattctaaattttctacaacaaatagttttatatattttttgggggGTAAGGTATAAACGAAAGACAGgatttaattatcttttaaattaaggAGAAGATCCCACACAAGACAGTGAACTCCAAAATAACAGTGCTCTAGAAAAATAGCCTGGTGTAAAGTAGTCTAGGAACACAGATTGCAGTTTTTAGGAGCTCAGGGCCATGGCTCCCACTGACGAAGGGAAGTCCTCATAAAGGACTGTGAATGAGTAGCAGTATCAGGCCAGGAGTCCCCCACAAAGAATGCCCCTTCCTCTGTAGCATCACCACTGGAATGTGACCTCATGCCTCAGGGCTGCTCTACTTTCTGTGAATAGACATACTGGTGCCATCTCTAGTAATGTAGCCTCAGACTTAAGCTTTTTGAGAGCAAGACCACCCCAGACCTTCCTTTGTGCAACTGGAGAGGCCTGCCTGCTGTGGGAGCTCAGCAAACTGCCAGGGAATCTTCCTACCTGCCACCTTTAAGGTGATGTCAGTCAGGTGCTCCCCAGGCTGCAGGTGACTGTATTCTTGGATAAAGTGAGTGAGCGAGATGTCGACGTGGAACTTGTGTGGGTATGGGTCTTCCCCACTGACCTTCAGCTGGTGGACTGCTTGGCTGCGGATTTTGAAGTAttgctgttaaaaacaaaaaacaaaagagcttTTGAGAAGTTGAACATGGTCAGTCCAGAGGCTTGTCTAACGGAGTTCTGTATTCTGCCTCAGAGGGGCCCCAATACAGTGAGGTTTCTTTAACCAACCCCCCTGAATCCTTGAAATCATAGGCTTGGAATATGGAGTGAGATTTGCACTTAAATATGCAGGGTGGCCAGATCCACAGCTGGGAATAAAGGCCAGAATTCCAAAATACAAgattcaacaaaaagaaaaatcaaatctctgcctaaaataatgtttaattggTACAGATGGCCCTGGTTACCACTTTTGTAGACACATCTGCTTGGTGACTCATTTATCTTCCTACTTTCCTGCCCCTGGCCACACACCAGACTTTTTCCCCAAGGCAGGCCCATGGGCCTGGAGGATGTGTAAAAGGAATATTCTatatcaggggtcagcaaacttatTCTGAtgtaactactcaactctactGCAGTGTGAAAGCAGTCTTagacatatataaacaaatgggcatggctgtgtttcgacacagttttatttataaaaccagGGAGGAGGGATTGGGGTAGTGGTGGctttggcctgtgggccatagtttgccaatctCTGGGCTAAAGTAAACCCCAGCCCACTTTTAGGGAGACATTTTCTCTGGGGCTGCTATAAGGCCCAGCTAGCTCCAAGGAAGATCAGTCACTTGGAAGTACTGGATTCTCCCAAATATCTGTAAGTAGTCGACAAGAAGAATGCGCAGGGCCTGTGCCTTTAACCAGATGGAGTGGTGGGCCCACCCTCATCCATCCCTGTGCCTATTTCAGTTCCTATTTATCTCCTTAATCACTGGTCCCAAGGAATTTGCCATAATCCGCATTAGAAGCTTCCCTATGCCCAGCCAGGGCAGTGGTCCCGAGGACTCACGTTTGGGTCCAAGCTCTCCTCCTCCGCACCCACACCATTATGAGCAGTGTggctggtggcagcagcagcggcctggCTTAGTTGTTTCTCACTGAGCTCCTTCTGCTTGGCCTCCTTCTCTGCTATTTTCTTCTCAGCTTTCAGGCGTCTCTTTAGCTCACTGTcaggaagatgaaaatgttcaaCGTGACAGGTGCCTGAAGAGTCCTCTATGATCTGCCCCATAGCTACTTATCAAAAATATGAATAACCTGGGGAAACACTCATGCCCAGTTCTACATGCCCACTGTTAGTCTCTCAGTCACTGAACTCTATATGTGAAAcagacaagggaaaaaaataaacttagaataaagatgtgaaagatctttctcagtctcttttttcCAGTCTGAGGTCCTTGGCATTAGATCCCAACTAAAATCAAGATAGACAAGGACAAAGAAAACCctacatattaatttatatttagaataGGAAAAAAGGTTTTCCAGAAAATCAGCAAGGTAGGCTTTTCTCAAGCTAATCAGGCTGGGAGCTCCTTGAGGCCAGGGACTGAATCTTAGTTGTTTGGATTCCTCTGCAGAATACGAAGTTCCTAGAGCATCAGATCTGATGTGTGATAAGGTGACATCTCTAGCTTTGTCTGTCATCTCCCTCCCCTACTGAAGGGAGTGGGTTAGTCTGGGGTAGGGTGAGGAAGAGGGGGCTCTTCAGAGTTCAGGGAGACACTCCACTGACAATCTCTCCCCCAGCATTGATCAAGGCATTGACAATGGCCCTCAGCATTGGCCTCACTCTCCACAATGGAGCCTGACTTTGACAACAAATTGGGTAGAATAGTGTAcaaagcagcatagcacaggggatAATATACCAtctttggagccagactgcctggggcTAAATCCTGACACGCCTACCTACCAATTacgtgactttgggcaagtaacttaatttcttctgtaaaataataatagacaccctcctccccagatgttgtgaggattgagataatatacataaagAGATGACCCCACCCCTAGCATTTTAGTAACCATGCAAAATGTGAACCATTCTAGGTATCCCTATCTTAACCCTTCACACTCTGCCTCAAGGACAgaaattttacagatgtggataAATTTCTTGTCAAATCTCTCACTATTCAAACTCTTCATACTCGTCACCTGAGACTCAAAAACTAAAGCGATTGGTACAACTTGGTTTAAATAACTTGAAAACTTGCTATCTGAACCCAGAAACCAAACAGATTTGGGTAGAGAGGGATACCCTCATTATTCAAATAGACTTGATCATTCCTTTAAACCACCAATGTTAACTGAATATCCTGTCATAACGAACCATGGCAAATGATCCTTAGTCAGGCTTGCATACTGTTTGGCTTCAGGGTCCATTTTAAATTATCTATGAGTTTagaataactcaattaaaaaaacttaattgGAGATTTGAAATGATTATCTTTTAAGTAAGAAAACTGACTCTGAGGGCCTCAAAGTAAGTGTCTCTGGATAAAATCTGTTTTGTAGCAGTTGTGAAGCCACCTTTCTAGAACAGTGTGCTAGACTTATTGTGCTGTCATTCAGTCAGTGGGCATTGAAGCCTCTCTGGTTCTTCCTGGCATTAACATAATGAACTTGTTTTCCATTCAACTGGATGTTGCTCTTTAAGTCAAATCAATAATAAGGATAATCCAAAAAGGTCCTAGGAGTAAGAACTAACACTAGAAACCAAGTTAATCTCAGGAGCAAAGAAATTCCAGAAAGACAGGGAAAGGAAAATAACCTGCATTAGAAATTCTTTATTCATAAAAGGTTTTGTTCTCAGCACTGTTCTAGAATAAGACCTAAAAGTCATCCCAAAAATCTATGGAGTGAGAATTTGAATTTATTAAAGAGAAACTGAGAAAGGACTATTGGTTTTGGTAGGTAGCAGGGTTGTTTCATTAGCAAGTCCAAAGACTTAGCCAGAGGCTTAACAGATAAGAAACCAAGTAAGGGAAGGATTTTTGCTCCCAGAGCAATAAAGAAGGTAATGGGCACCAACCTTCTTTTATCAAAAAGTGGCTTGTCCTTGTGAATCGTTGTCAAAAGAGCAAGTTGACACAGGCGCAGCTCCCTCTGCCCCCACTGTGCCCAGGACGTTTGGCGCAGGGACCCCCTAACAAGCCTTACAGCAGCTTGCGTCAACATGGCAGATTACCCTGGAACTAATGATTACCACCACCTaacaggaaacacagagatgTGGTGTCAGATGGGACAGACAGTACACATACTCCCAGCCAGCACTCCTACTCTTATGGGTTGGGTGCGGGGAGAAGGCGAGGTTAGGAAACCTTTTAGTGTCCCGTTTTACATAAGACCCTCTCAACTGACATCAACCCTGTAACACTCACTGTGCTGCAAATTAACTGACAGTGTTCTCATTCCTGGCTATGGTAAGATGGTGCTTATTTAGGGTCAACAGCAAGTCAGTCAATGGTTTATGGGTAGAAATGCTCATAACAGTCtagaaaatgggagtgtttctgaAGCCCCTGACATGTAGTTTCTCTCTTGGTGATGAAATACCTGTCCACAAAGATGGCAATGGGAAGCGTACAAAACATCACCATCAACTGCAAACTCTAGAGGAAGCTAAAAACAAGCCACACAAAAGCACCTGAATCAAAGACAAGCCTTGTTTGGAGCTCCAGGagcaaggaggaaagaagaaattcagAAAGAATCTTAGACTACATTAAGTTTATACATTAACACTGGAAGGCAACAGAACGACAGAGATCATGTTCTTTATTGCCTTAAAATAAATGTGGCCTTGAATGAATCACCTGGCAGGGAGCCTATCTGTTTTTAAACTTGGAGAAAATAACTGGCATACAATGGAGCTCACTAAAGATTCACACCAAGGAAGTTCCAAGAGCAATTAAGAAACAGAACTAAAAAAATGCACTAAAGCAGGCATTATATGCAATAAACTAACTTCTCTCCGATGCCTCTGGAACGGTCCTATATTTATGTACTCTCCTTAGGCGTACTGAGGAACTAGTCACTCAGATCATTACCTATGTTCTATGAAGAACTCCGGTTGAGAAGGAGTGTAGTATTAAGAGAATACAAGACACAGTCAGTGAAAGGGCGGCTAATCTTAACTTATTTATATTCACCTTCATACTCCAAGGATTTGGGGTGATTAACAAAGATACATCCAGCAGAGCTAAGTGCCGTTTGGTGTACCCGGCTAAATAAGACAGTCTCTACTGCCAGACATACTCACAATGCTCTAACCCATATGGAGAGGTGTACGACACAGTTTAAGAACTGATCCCTTTAATACAAAGGGTTCAGAATGGCCTTTGATACATAAAGTTCGAACGTTGAAGGTGCTTCTGAAAAGCTAGGGTATTTAACATTTCTCCAACTTCTTTACCGGGGTGTGGCTCAGTAACGCATTTCtcggagaaaagggaaggagtaAATTTCGCTTTTCTCTGTCCCCGCCCAGTTCTCCGCATTCTTACTCCAAGAGTACGAGGAGGAAGGACCCAACCAGCGGGGGCCCCCGGGCATCCTGGGGGATGTAGTTTCGGGGCGCAGCGACTACGTCCCAGCATGTTCATACCCACGAGAACCAGCAGGAAGGCCCCAGGAACAGCCGCCTCGGCCGGAGCCTCGAGGCGCCTTCTAGTTCAGACTCTCCGACAGCAAAGGTTTTAATGACCTGCTGCGACACTTACTTTTTGCTCAGTTTCGGCTCGCAGTCGTCCACTTTAACTTCAGGTCCCTGCACCGCAGCCATCTTCCCAGAGGGCCGGACCTAAAGAGGACGAGGGTCGCACTGCAATTTCCAGGTCACGCTCAGAAGCCCCGCCTCTTCCGGGGAAAGGGGGCGGGCACTGCTCTGTGCAACTGCAGCGCAGGCGTAGTACGGGGTTGTGGGGCGGCGGCAGTAGCGTCTGGAGCGTTACCTCAGGCACTGGGGCTCTGTACGCCGCGCGCTGGCAAGACGGCACCTTCTTTTGGTGCTCGGCCTGAGCTATGGCTGAGGCGATGGATTTGGGCAAAGACCCCAATGGGCCAACCCATTCCTCGACTCTATTCGTGAGGGAGGATGGCAGCTCCATGTCCTTCTACGTGCGTCCCAGCCCGGCGAAGCGCCGGCTCTCGACGCTCATCCTGCACGGCGGCGGCACCTTGTGTCGCGTGCAGGAGCCCGGGGCCGTGCTGCTGGCTCAGCCCGGGGAGGCGGCGGCCGAGGCCTCGGGCGACTTCATTTCCACGCAGTACATCCTGGACTGCGTGGAGCGCAACGAGAGGCTCGAGCTGGAGGCCTACCGGTTGGGCCCGGCTCTAGGGGCCGACCAGGCCCCAGAGACGAAGCCCGGGGCTCAGGCTGGGGGCGCCGCCGCCACGGAGCCCGAGCTGCAGCCGCACGCGGGGCGGATCGTCTTCACGGACGCGGACGACGTGGCCATCTTGACGTACGTGAAGGAACATGCCCGCTCGCCCAGCTCCGTCACCGGCAACGCCTTGTGGAAAGCGATGGAGAAGAGCTCGCTCACCCAGCACTCGTGGCAGTCCATGAAGGACCGCTACCTCAAGCGCCTGCGGGGCCAGGAGCATAAATACCTGTTGGGGGAGGCCCCAGTGAGCCCCTCCTCCCAGAAACTCAAGCGGAAAACTGAGCAAGACCCCGAGGATGCTGATAGCGGGGGTGAGGCTTGCTGCGAACGCGCGAGCCCTCTGCTGTCCCCTGTGTGAGGCGGGGGCGTcggcctctttcctcttctgttgGGCGTCCATGTTGGCGTCTTGGGGAGCATCGtccagccccctcctcaccccccCTTTGACAGCCGGGTAATATTGCGCCATTTTCTAAGGTCTCTCTTAATTCACTTTTCCAATAACTGGGGTATTGGCATGGTCCGATATTCAAAAGGTGCAGAAAGAGTATGTGGAAAATTCTCCCCCCTTTCCTTTCCCACCAGCTACCtagttttttccccccagagaCAACGGGGAACCAGCTTCTTGGGTATCTTTTAAGAGATTTCCTAGACtcgttttaaaaaatagttcttcTGTATTCAGGTACATTCAGTATAAGACGTTTTAAAGTCACGCCTGCCAGACCAGcttattttaatttcttggcTTAAATGACTGCATATTCACATAAGAAGGTTCTCAGTGGGAAGTCGTTTCCACGTTTCGCTCAGGTGAAGTGTATTTCTAACGCAGTTGAACAGAATATTGGGATTCAGGGCCGGTTAGGACACAGTGCATAGCTGTTGAGATGCTTCACTTCTGATAAAACGGGTATTGACAGCGTAAACTGATAGACCCTTTTGTTTAAAGAGTCATGCTGCTTTctcagcttctctttccttatgtGGCTATTCTGCATAACAGTTGAAATCTGGGAAGGCAAATCTGTTAATCCTATTCAGTATGCTTAGTAGGAATTTTGTTTTTGGTAAAAGTGacatttgagattcattcattcaacagatgtttgAGTGCCAGACCTTTATCCTGCTGGGATATAACAGTAAATAAAACTCCCTTCAGTCATGGAGTTTAAAATGCTAGCTGGGCAGCGGGAAGtgctacagaaaaaaataaatcagggtaAGGGCCGGAGAGGAGGAGGTTTTCTACAGGATGAGAAGGGAAGGTCACTACTGTAAGCTGATGCTTGAGCAGAGAccagaggaaatgaaagaacTCAGCAGTTGGTTATCTGAGAAAGAGTATTTCAGACTTAGGGAGTATTAAgtacaaaggtcctgaggtggagTATAGCTGGTGTGTTCTTGGAGCAACAGAGACCTGTGTGGCTGGGATGGAGGAAGCAAGAGGGAGAATTCTTGGAGAGACTGGGCTGTGTGTATGGGTGAAGGAGATCATGTAGGGCCCTGATTTTAAATCAGTGGTGTGGAGATGGCTGGTAGACCAATTGGAACTTGGGACAAAATTAAGCTGGATTCACCCTACTCAGTGTTTTGATATTCAggcatttaaatgtaaaaattaaaatcataaaatgacCAGGAGAAAATGTGGATGagtatccttttttgttttttgtggtttttttttttggccgcggcTTGCagggttccctgaccaggggtcaaacccaggtccatggcagtgaaagcacagagtcttaaccactggactgccagggaattcccgagtatcctttttattttaaaattttatttatttatttattttgaattaattaattttattttattatttatttttggctgcgttgggtctttgttgctgcacgtggtctttctctagtttcggagggtgggggctactcttcattgccgtgcgcaggcttctcattgctgcggcatgtgggatgttccccgaccagggcttgaacccgtgtccgctcattggcaggcggattcttaaccactgcgccagtaGGGAAGTCCCCGAGTATCCCTTTTAATAGTTACATGTTGATAGTTCTGAAACCAGGAAGACTAAGaaaaaactttatatatttgattacttaaaatttaaagCTTCTCATGATAAAGTCAGAGGGCAAACTGGAAAAGTATTTTCAATACATTGTAACAGAGTGAGTTTCCTTAATATCCAAAGAGCTTGTAGAAGTtagtaagtaaaagaaaaactagtAGAAAAGTGAGCAAAGGAAATGGAACAGGAAGTttccagaaaaggaaatagataaatggcaaataaacaaatgcagaaatattgttactgaataaaaataaattagaccctgaggggacttccttggctggccagtggttaagactccgtgcttgcACTGCAGCGGGCacggttcgattcctggtcagggaactaagattccccccCCCCCCTGCCATAAGGCGCAGCCccacaaacaaaaaattacaccctgagcagaggaccagTACAAGCCATGCCTGGACTTCTGCCCATGGAAACTGAAATAAGTGTGTCTGGTGTGTTTTTTAGAAAAGTAGATCAGAGCAAGGCAATGTCATATTTTATCAGTTAGATTGGCAATAACTAACAAAATGGGTAATACCCAGAGTTAACGAGGTATATGAAAACAAGTACACTCCTACATTATTAATAGAAGGAAATCGGTGCAATTTCTTTGGAAGGAATTTTGACACCATCTgacaacatttaaaatacatgttcCCTTAAACATGGTAATTATTgcctctaggaatttatcctcagATATACTCCAAGTGTAAAAGAGTACATAGTGAAAAGTGAGTCTCACTGCTCCGTACCCCTTCCCCCGCTTCCtctcccagaggcaaccactgttgTTGTCCCCTGTTTGTGTCCTTTTTGCTCATAGTAACACTAGCACACTAGACAGAAGTTTGTTCTgcagtttgctttctttttttaacttaatagatCTTGAAGCTTTTGTGTGTCTGCTCATTGTTTGCTTCATTCCTTTCTTGTTCATTGCATTGTGTTTCATTATGTGAGCCATAATTTGTTTacactttttattatggaaaatttcaaacatttacagaagtagaaagagAATAGTATAATGCACGTACCCATCACCCAACTTCACCTGATTATAGTTTGTGGCCAGTTTTTTCATCTACACCTTTCATCCTGACTTCTGGGATTATTTTGAAGCCAGTGCCAGGCattatcccattttttttttatcagtttcaGCAAGTATCTCTAAAATGTAaggcttctttttaaaattttatgtaaaataaaattgacttaTTTTGGTGTACagttatgtatttaaattttttttattgtggtagaatATACATTAgataaaatataccattttagCTGTTTTTAAGTGTTTAGTTCAGTAGCACTAAGTATGTTCACATTGTGATGCAGTCATCACCACGATCCATCTCTAGAACATTTTCGTCTTCCAGAACTGAAATTTGTACCTATTAAACACCAACCCATGTTGCAACATGTGTGAGAATTTTGTTCCTAGTGTTTCCACatcttggatattgtgaataatgctgctgtagtATGGGTTACTAATACCTGTTTGaaaccctgcttttttttttgggggtgtattctcagaagtggaattgctggatcatatggtgattatatgtttaatattttaagaaactgccatacAGTTTTCCAGTTAGGTGTTTTAACACATGTACAGATGGTGATGTAACCACCAAAATCAGGATACAGAACAATTCCATCACAAAAAATCTCTCTCGTGTTGCCCCTTAGTAGTCAGTCTTTGTTAAGTGGAAAATAGCAGAGTTAAGTCCTCAGAGAACAAAGACTAAAAGGGAAATAGGAGGATGTTTAGCTTTAGGAGGCTCTCCTTTCTGTAGATTGTATGTGGTGGATTGTGGTAGACCCCCAGATCTATCTTCCCCTGGGAGAACTGCCTTACCCAAGGTTCTGTCATTCTAGGCTAGCATCCAATGACTAATCTATGCGCGGTTAAAATAACATCTTGGCTCCCTTGCCCCAACTTGGTCAACTCTGTAGGGCCTTCCTAGCTCCAGACTTCTACATGGTTTCAGTTGCGGCCTTGTTGGAACTCTCACAGCTCTCAGCTTCTTTCTGCCCAGTGAACACTCCTTAATCAACACCTTACCTGTTAATCTCCATCTCAGAACCTACTTCCCAGACAACCCAATTTATGGCACAGTTTTGTTAATTTGCAAGATCTATaaatacaaagtgaaaaatgaattaaacttgaagagtatttttattttacgt contains:
- the TERF2IP gene encoding telomeric repeat-binding factor 2-interacting protein 1 isoform X3; its protein translation is MAEAMDLGKDPNGPTHSSTLFVREDGSSMSFYVRPSPAKRRLSTLILHGGGTLCRVQEPGAVLLAQPGEAAAEASGDFISTQYILDCVERNERLELEAYRLGPALGADQAPETKPGAQAGGAAATEPELQPHAGRIVFTDADDVAILTYVKEHARSPSSVTGNALWKAMEKSSLTQHSWQSMKDRYLKRLRGQEHKYLLGEAPVSPSSQKLKRKTEQDPEDADSGEPQNKRTPDLPEEEFEKEEIKENEEAVKKMLVEATREFEEIVVDESPDFEIHITMCDDDPPTPEEDSETQPDEEEEEEKVSAPEPVKYEWI
- the TERF2IP gene encoding telomeric repeat-binding factor 2-interacting protein 1 isoform X2 is translated as MAEAMDLGKDPNGPTHSSTLFVREDGSSMSFYVRPSPAKRRLSTLILHGGGTLCRVQEPGAVLLAQPGEAAAEASGDFISTQYILDCVERNERLELEAYRLGPALGADQAPETKPGAQAGGAAATEPELQPHAGRIVFTDADDVAILTYVKEHARSPSSVTGNALWKAMEKSSLTQHSWQSMKDRYLKRLRGQEHKYLLGEAPVSPSSQKLKRKTEQDPEDADSGEPQNKRTPDLPEEEFEKEEIKENEEAVKKMLVEATREFEEIVVDESPDFEIHITMCDDDPPTPEEDSETQPDEEEEEEKVSAPEISGTSLVVRWLRICLPMQGTQVRSLVQEDPTCRGATKPVHHNY
- the TERF2IP gene encoding telomeric repeat-binding factor 2-interacting protein 1 isoform X1, with translation MAEAMDLGKDPNGPTHSSTLFVREDGSSMSFYVRPSPAKRRLSTLILHGGGTLCRVQEPGAVLLAQPGEAAAEASGDFISTQYILDCVERNERLELEAYRLGPALGADQAPETKPGAQAGGAAATEPELQPHAGRIVFTDADDVAILTYVKEHARSPSSVTGNALWKAMEKSSLTQHSWQSMKDRYLKRLRGQEHKYLLGEAPVSPSSQKLKRKTEQDPEDADSGEPQNKRTPDLPEEEFEKEEIKENEEAVKKMLVEATREFEEIVVDESPDFEIHITMCDDDPPTPEEDSETQPDEEEEEEKVSAPEVGAAIKIIRQLMEKFNLDLSTVTQAFLKNSGELEATSSFLESGQRADGYPIWSRQDDLDLQKDDEGTRDALVKKFGAQNVARRIEFRKK